The Anopheles coluzzii chromosome 2, AcolN3, whole genome shotgun sequence genome window below encodes:
- the LOC120961014 gene encoding bumetanide-sensitive sodium-(potassium)-chloride cotransporter-like produces the protein MVRNDATAGKGYDNPAVVVSDESVVLEMNNGNGRIHRDSLLGLSEPLPRLDHYRASQRNAKRPSIGVLHGDRDSKAGGEPEELLEEEAKAPGHAIRLGWVQGVLIPCLLNIWGVMLFLRLSWVVGQAGIVQTLIIIALSYVVCVMTTLSLSALCTNGQIKSGGLYYIISRSLGAEFGASVGIVFAFANSVNAAMNTIGFCSSLNDLLRSLNTKIVDGGVNDIRIVGSAFLLLMIIICAVGMDWEVKAQNFLLVLIVVAIFNFIIGAIVGPGASSEELGKGFLGISATLLAANMGPGYTVMNGVQQNFFSVFAIFFPSVTGIQSGANICGDLRDPAKAIPKGTLWACLISAISYVLFSLMAAGAAVREASGNASDLVGVTFTSCAAGNCTYGLLNDYTVMQLISLTSAITYAGCWAATLSTALTNILSVPRLIQALGIDRIYPGLIFFSKGYGKHGEPYRGYGLVFLVSLIFILIADLDAIASLITNLYLASYAFINFCTFHAATVKPLGWRPTFRYYHPYVSLLATVLCVAIMFLISVVSSFIAMAFIFVLYLVVVYRKPEANWGSSVQAQAYKTALNSTLNLEGTSDHVKNYQPQILAIAGDPMQRPALIDLAHLITKHSSLMVIGNIIPQRLPYKRRRALSDMGKSYLKDSNIRAFYKIVDGVDFDQGARCLIQSTGFGRLAPNILMLGYKTNWRAANHQQLNAYYNTLHTAFDNRLALLILRMGKGLDIFKGLSSSDLYTTVPSPQETTVSFTSKRMAARRSLMPVNSNLDLHELMQSNRSSQTSPAPTFHAAPAFDYPSPPVVPAEPEANLFKQKQPKGTIDVWWLYDDGGLTMLLPYIITTRSKWEKCKIRVFALSSVNVQEEETNLKLLLDKLRISYLSLTMVKVTDKPMESTIEEHRALLRTVADTNDDLPVLSESEKQQLEVKTNRQLRLRELLLEHSKSASLIVMSMPVPRQDTVSAVLYMSWLEMLTKDMPPFLLVRGNQTEVLTFYS, from the exons ATGGTGCGTAACGATGCCACCGCCGGCAAGGGGTACGATAACCCGGCCGTGGTGGTCTCCGACGAATCGGTCGTGCTGGAGATGAACAATGGCAATGGCCGCATCCATCGGGATAGTCTGCTGGGGCTGAG TGAGCCACTGCCCCGGCTGGACCACTACCGGGCATCGCAGCGCAATGCCAAGCGGCCGTCGATCGGGGTGCTGCACGGCGATCGCGACTCGAAGGCCGGCGGCGAACCGGAGGAACTGCTCGAGGAGGAAGCGAAAGCGCCGGGCCACGCGATCCGGCTCGGCTGGGTGCAGGGTGTGCTCATACCCTGCCTGCTCAACATCTGGGGTGTGATGCTGTTCCTGCGCCTCAGCTGGGTCGTCGGGCAGGCCGGCATCGTGCAGACGCTGATCATCATCGCGCTCTCGTACGTGGTGTGCGTCATGACCACGCTGTCCCTGTCGGCGCTCTGCACGAACGGCCAGATCAAGAGCGGCGGCCTGTACTACATCATCTCCCGGTCGCTCGGTGCCGAGTTCGGGGCGTCGGTCGGTATCGTGTTCGCGTTTGCCAACTCGGTGAACGCGGCCATGAACACGATCGGTTTCTGCAGCTCGCTCAACGATCTGCTGC gaagCCTCAATACGAAGATCGTTGACGGTGGCGTGAACGACATTCGCATCGTCGGGTCCGCCTTTCTGCTGCTCATGATCATCATCTGCGCCGTCGGCATGGACTGGGAGGTGAAGGCCCAGAACTTCCTGCTGGTGCTGATCGTGGTCGCGATCTTTAACTTCATCATCGGTGCGATCGTCGGTCCGGGCGCGTCCAGCGAGGAGCTCGGCAAGGGCTTTCTGGGCATCTCGGCGACCCTGCTCGCCGCCAACATGGGCCCGGGCTACACGGTGATGAACGGGGTGCAGCAGAACTTTTTCAGCGTGTTCGCCATCTTCTTCCCGAGCGTGACGGGCATCCAGAGCGGGGCGAACATCTGTGGCGATCTGCGCGACCCGGCCAAGGCCATCCCGAAGGGTACGCTGTGGGCCTGCCTCATATCCGCCATCTCATACGTGCTGTTCTCGCTCATGGCGGCCGGTGCCGCCGTCCGGGAAGCGTCCGGCAATGCGTCCGATCTGGTGGGCGTCACCTTTACCAGCTGCGCCGCCGGT AACTGTACGTACGGACTGCTCAACGATTACACGGTGATGCAGCTCATTTCGCTGACCAGCGCGATCACGTACGCCGGCTGCTGGGCGGCAACGCTCAGTACCGCCCTCACGAACATCCTCTCCGTACCGCGGCTGATCCAGGCGCTCGGCATCGATCGCATCTATCCCGGGCTGATCTTCTTCTCCAAGGGCTACGGCAAGCACGGTGAACCGTACCGCGGGTACGGGCTCGTGTTTCTCGTCTCGCTCATCTTCATCCTGATTGCCGATCTGGATGCGATCGCGTCCCTCATCACCAACCTGTACCTGGCGTCGTACGCGTTCATCAACTTCTGCACGTTCCACGCGGCCACCGTGAAGCCGCTCGGCTGGCGGCCAACCTTCCGCTACTACCACCCGTACGTCAGCCTGCTCGCTACCGTGCTGTGCGTCGCGATCATGTTCCTCATCTCCGTCGTGTCGTCCTTCATTGCGATGGCGTTCATCTTTGTGCTGTATCTGGTGGTCGTGTACCGCAAGCCGGAAGCAAACTGGGGCTCCTCGGTGCAGGCCCAGGCGTACAAAACCGCCCTCAACTCCACCCTCAACCTGGAGGGTACGAGCGATCACGTGAAGAACTATCAGCCGCAAATCCTGGCGATCGCGGGCGATCCGATGCAACGGCCGGCGCTGATCGATCTGGCCCACCTGATCACCAAGCACAGCTCGCTGATGGTGATCGGCAACATTATACCGCAGCGACTGCCGTACAAGCGGCGCCGGGCCCTGTCCGACATGGGGAAGAGCTACCTGAAGGACTCGAACATACGCGCGTTCTACAAAATCGTGGACGGGGTCGACTTCGACCAGGGCGCCCGGTGCCTGATTCAGTCGACCGGGTTCGGCCGGCTGGCACCGAACATTCTCATGCTGGGCTACAAAACGAACTGGCGGGCGGCGAACCATCAGCAGCTGAATGCGTACTACAACACATTGCA TACCGCGTTCGATAACCGGCTCGCCCTGCTAATTCTGCGCATGGGCAAGGGGCTCGACATCTTCAAGGGCCTGTCGAGCAGTGACCTCTACACGACCGTTCCCTCGCCCCAGGAAACGACCGTATCGTTCACCTCGAAGCGGATGGCCGCTCGCCGCTCGCTAATGCCCGTCAACTCCAATCTCGACCTGCACGAGCTGATGCAGTCGAACCGTTCCAGCCAGACGTCCCCAGCGCCCACGTTCCACGCTGCACCGGCGTTCGACTATCCGTCGCCACCGGTCGTTCCGGCCGAGCCGGAAGCGAACCTGTTCAAGCAGAAGCAACCGAAGGGCACGATCGACGTCTGGTGGCTGTACGACGACGGTGGCCTCacgatgctgctgccgtaCATCATCACGACCCGCTCGAAGTGGGAAAAGTGTAAGATACGGGTGTTTGCACTGTCGTCCGTTAACGTGCAGGAGGAAGAGACGAA CTTGAAACTGCTGCTCGACAAGCTGCGTATCAGCTACCTCAGCCTCACGATGGTCAAGGTGACGGACAAGCCGATGGAATCGACCATCGAGGAGCACCGGGCGCTGTTGCGCACTGTCGCCGACACGAACGACGATCTGCCCGTGCTGTCCGAGTCGGAGAAGCAGCAGCTCGAAGTCAAGACGAACCGCCAGCTGCGCCTGCGCGAGCTGCTACTGGAACACTCGAAGTCGGCCTCGCTTATCGTCATGTCAATGCCCGTCCCCAGACAG GACACCGTATCGGCCGTACTGTACATGTCTTGGCTAGAAATGTTGACCAAGGATATGCCACCGTTCCTGCTGGTGCGCGGCAACCAAACGGAGGTGCTCACCTTCTACTCCTAA
- the LOC120961015 gene encoding coiled-coil domain-containing protein 149-B: MATAAMARGRKKSATTIAPKSNHMDTESDEQEYTALSRKLQSKVEALKIMRYELEKCRTERDQFKLMAETIQLRYSAIKNSLNAPDFQAAGFGNSSAVSLLVKQTRERNESLTTEVESLKQRLYDLEGDIKVVRARNVELQDTCGKLRATNESLLSANGDKTWQAEKSQLIAQLEQLRKRNAQLQYDFRSLLDEKEETVTERDAYKCKAHRLNHELNVALRGAGGAGGASQTLLDIDGLILENKYQAEKIANIENELSLARQAASKYKSMLETNRKKGIIKLGTNNNNKTIMSHSQVKHLLENGTVDELPLKAATISDLKSLCLALLDNVNDKSLALSHQKKTNKLLATKIAELERHIKTLAGCDDRATMASLSPSQYLLNGYSSATVDHHQEGEIIVRHVRETSDHTLDPVGPLEGNSSSGPSHSGQRTEPLSSSSNKSCVLSCSDEEEEEEDDDDVAGRCTGDSATTNTSNTEELQAAIAQLVASVERELSADEQLPQLPADIAALIEQFKEASSGDCTS; this comes from the exons atggcCACTGCAGCTATGGCAAGAGGTAGAAAGAAATCggccaccaccatcgcaccCAAAAGTAACCATATGGATACGGAAAGCGATGAACAGGag TACACAGCCCTCAGCCGGAAGCTGCAAAGCAAGGTGGAGGCGCTGAAAATTATGCGCTACGAGCTCGAGAAGTGCCGCACCGAGCGGGACCAGTTTAAGCTGATGGCCGAAACGATACAGCTGCGGTACTCCGCCATCAAGAACAGCCTGAACGCGCCCGACTTCCAGGCGGCCGGGTTTGGCAACAGTTCCGCCGTAAGTCTGCTGGTGAAGCAAACGCGCGAACGCAACGAATCGCTCACGACGGAGGTGGAATCGCTCAAGCAGCGGCTGTACGATCTCGAGGGCGACATAAAGGTGGTACGTGCGCGAAACGTAGAGCTGCAGGATACGTGCGGCAAGCTGCGGGCGACCAACGAATCGCTACTCTCCGCGAACGGCGACAAGACTTGGCAGGCGGAAAAGTCGCAGCTCATCGCGCAGCTGGAGCAGCTGCGGAAGCGGAACGCTCAGCTGCAGTACGACTTTCGGTCGCTGCTGGACGAAAAGGAGGAAACCGTCACGGAACGGGACGCGTACAAGTGCAAAGCCCACCGACTGAACCACGAGCTGAACGTTGCGCTGAggggtgctggtggtgctggcggtGCCTCCCAGACACTGCTGGACATTGACGGGCTGATACTGGAGAACAAGTACCAGGCCGAGAAGATTGCCAACATCGAAAACGAGCTAAGTTTGGCGCGGCAAGCAGCAAGCAAATATAAG TCCATGCTGGAAACGAACCGGAAGAAGGGCATTATCAAGCTTGGCactaacaacaataacaaaacgaTCATGTCCCATTCACAAG TGAAACACCTGCTGGAGAATGGAACCGTCGACGAGCTGCCGCTCAAGGCGGCCACCATATCCGATCTGAAATCGCTCTGTCTAGCGCTGCTAGACAACGTGAACGACAAGagtctcgctctctcgcacCAGAAAAAGACGAACAA GCTGCTGGCTACAAAAATAGCGGAACTGGAGCGACACATCAAAACGCTTGCTGGCTGTGACGATCGGGCCACTATGGCGAGTCTCTCGCCGTCGCAGTACCTGCTGAACGGTTACAGCTCGGCCACGGTTGATCACCACCAGGAGGGCGAAATTATTGTGCGACACGTTCGGGAAACGTCCGACCACACACTCGACCCGGTCGGCCCGCTAGAGGGCAACAGTTCCAGCGGCCCATCGCACAGCGGTCAGCGCACGGAACCACTATCGTCCAGCTCGAACAAGAGCTGCGTGCTGAGCTGCTCcgacgaggaggaagaggaggaggacgacgatgacgtTGCTGGCCGCTGCACGGGCGACAGTGCGACGACAAACACCTCCAACACGGAAGAATTGCAGGCAGCGATCGCGCAACTGGTAGCGTCCGTCGAACGTGAGCTTAGTGCGGACGAGCAGCTACCCCAACTGCCCGCCGATATAGCGGCACTCATCGAGCAGTTCAAGGAAGCGTCGTCCGGCGATTGCACCTCCTAA
- the LOC120953206 gene encoding uncharacterized protein LOC120953206: protein MLPSPISAPIISQVTMCTVTNGRLFKPPKQEYAVRRLGINLGFQVNYNLPFRLLDFYKPAYWARALIGVVQGRFKPTTVVSARDYKRSVTHPSSDLTAGQLYHAAEELLQAMEFGADCLAKSICELAHSPFHREPNGREDVLMEVAHFLLT from the coding sequence ATGCTCCCCTCCCCGATCTCTGCTCCCATCATCTCCCAGGTCACGATGTGCACCGTTACAAATGGGCGCTTGTTTAAGCCCCCGAAACAGGAGTACGCCGTCCGGCGGCTCGGTATCAATTTGGGGTTCCAGGTCAACTACAATCTGCCGTTTCGATTGCTGGACTTCTACAAGCCGGCGTACTGGGCGCGGGCCCTCATCGGTGTGGTGCAGGGGCGATTCAAACCGACCACCGTCGTGTCTGCCCGCGACTACAAGCGTTCGGTTACGCATCCTAGCTCCGACTTGACGGCGGGGCAGCTGTACCATGCCGCGGAAGAGCTGCTCCAGGCGATGGAGTTCGGTGCCGACTGTTTGGCGAAAAGTATCTGCGAGCTGGCGCACAGTCCTTTTCACCGTGAACCGAACGGCAGGGAAGATGTGCTGATGGAGGTGGCACATTTTTTGCTCACGTAA
- the LOC120961013 gene encoding bumetanide-sensitive sodium-(potassium)-chloride cotransporter-like, which translates to MVWDQYGIVSVTHRVLGSLRRPKSVRPGENGANNVQNSERLKTPNGTPPTDVPKVIFTVDDEQSWTSIDLESGYDDRTANGADSAHDTDHHLTTDPLPRLEHYRTSQKAIRRPSIGELHGDLDEQDTGANDRNDSCQTGPDHDGIRLGWVQGVLIPCLLNIWGVMLFLRLSWVVALAGILETLLIIGLSYLVCVITTLSLSAMCTNGQVKGGGIYYLISRSLGPEFGGAVGIVLAFSNSVSASMNTIGFCSSLNQLLASFGVKIFDGGVNDMRLVGTLTILLMVIICAVGMDWEAKAQNVLVVAIVLAIGGFTVGVLLGPRTDTDRAKGFTGLSGERFVDNLGPDYRHSEGIEQDFFSVFGIFFPSVTGVQAGANICGELKDPATAIPKGTLLALLISGLSYVAFVLLAGSASYRDASGDLADLVNGTFGRCSSGPQEPCRYGLHNDYNIMQLMAVSGALIYAGCFAATLSTALTNLTSVPRIIQALGTDRLYPGLTYFAQGFGKRNEPYRSYALVLCVSILFVLLANLNLLAPLITNFYLASYALINFCTFHAATVKPIGWRPTFRYYNQWVSLLGTVLCVLIMFLIDIISTGVTMVLIFVLHLAVIYRKPDVNWGSTTQAQSYKSALSAALKLQCVGDHVKNYHPSVLVLTGQPATRPALIELAHQITKRQALLIVGDVVRDRLSHRKRELRSRDCRSFMELRKIEGFYQLIDGIGLEKGVRALIQTSGVGKLSANIVLVGYKADWMRCPVQELQTYYNVLNDVFDNRMSLAVLRLPNGLDLSYLTSDGPSNTGGSLGTIANDSLSSLQQHIIDASATHQTTNKLMYVDSNLGFQGAGKVGRTESPSNTSRESIACSTRAESCLPLELHDRLNVFRHKQPKGTIDVWWLYDDGGLTMLIPYILSMRSKWADCKVRVFALTNQQRELELEQKNMANLLAKLRIDYSSLIMLQDVTQPPRPETVQLHQQLLKSFDHLPAHLTPPELSSPERVALAEKTHRQLRLREMLLEHSLEARLIVMSMPMPRMGTVSASLYMSWLEMLSKDMPPMLLVRGNQTSVLTFYS; encoded by the exons ATGGTGTGGGACCAGTACGGTATAGTGAGCGTAACCCATCGTGTGCTAGGCTCGTTAAGAAGGCCAAAAAGCGTACGGCCGGGTGAGAATGGTGCTAATAATGTGCAGAACAGTGAGCGCCTTAAGACACCGAACGGAACGCCGCCAACTGATGTGCCGAAGGTCATCTTTACCGTAGACGATGAGCAAAGCTGGACCTCGATCGATCTTGAGTCGGGGTACGACGATCGTACGGCAAACGGTGCCGACAGTGCGCACGACACCGACCACCATCTGACCAC GGATCCCCTTCCACGGCTGGAGCATTATCGCACCTCACAGAAAGCGATCCGGCGGCCCTCGATCGGCGAGCTGCACGGTGATCTCGACGAGCAGGACACG GGTGCAAACGATAGgaatgattcgtgtcaaacCGGCCCAGACCATGATGGCATCCGGCTCGGTTGGGTGCAGGGTGTGCTCATACCCTGCCTGCTCAACATCTGGGGCGTGATGCTGTTCCTGCGCCTCAGCTGGGTCGTCGCGCTGGCCGGCATTCTCGAAACGCTGCTCATCATTGGCCTCTCGTATCTGGTGTGCGTGATAACGACCCTGTCCCTGTCGGCGATGTGCACAAACGGGCAGGTGAAGGGCGGCGGCATCTACTATCTCATATCGCGCTCGCTCGGTCCCGAGTTCGGCGGTGCGGTCGGGATCGTGCTCGCCTTCTCCAACTCCGTCTCGGCCTCGATGAACACGATCGGGTTTTGCAGCTCCCTCAACCAGCTGCTCG CAAGCTTTGGAGTGAAAATCTTTGACGGTGGCGTCAACGATATGCGGCTCGTCGGCACGCTAACGATCCTGCTCATGGTGATCATCTGTGCGGTCGGGATGGACTGGGAAGCGAAGGCACAGAATGTGCTGGTCGTTGCGATCGTGCTCGCGATCGGTGGCTTCACGGTGGGTGTCCTGCTCGGGCCACGCACCGATACCGACCGGGCGAAAGGATTTACCGGCCTGTCCGGGGAGCGGTTCGTCGACAACCTTGGCCCGGACTACCGGCACAGCGAGGGCATCGAGCAGGACTTTTTCAGCGTGTTCGGCATATTCTTCCCGAGCGTGACGGGCGTCCAGGCGGGGGCCAACATTTGCGGCGAGCTGAAGGACCCGGCCACGGCCATACCGAAGGGGACGCTGCTGGCGCTGCTCATTTCCGGCCTGTCGTACGTTGCCTTCGTACTGCTGGCCGGTTCGGCCAGCTACCGGGACGCATCGGGCGATCTGGCCGATCTGGTCAATGGTACGTTCGGTCGCTGTAGCTCCGGACCCCAGGAGCCCTGCCGCTACGGGCTGCACAACGACTACAACATCATGCAGCTGATGGCCGTGTCCGGTGCGCTTATCTATGCCGGTTGCTTTGCCGCCACGCTCTCGACAGCGCTCACGAATCTGACGTCCGTGCCGCGCATCATTCAAGCGCTCGGGACGGACCGGCTCTACCCGGGGCTGACGTACTTCGCGCAAGGGTTCGGCAAGCGGAACGAACCGTACCGCAGCTATGCTCTCGTGCTGTGCGTCTCGATACTGTTTGTGCTGCTCGCCAACCTGAACCTGCTGGCACCGCTCATCACCAACTTTTATCTCGCCTCGTACGCGCTCATCAACTTTTGCACGTTTCACGCGGCCACGGTAAAGCCGATCGGTTGGCGACCGACGTTCCGGTACTACAACCAGTGGGTCAGCCTGCTCGGGACGGTGCTGTGCGTGCTGATCATGTTCCTGATCGACATCATCTCGACCGGCGTGACGATGGTGCTGATCTTTGTGCTGCATCTGGCCGTCATCTACCGCAAGCCGGACGTGAACTGGGGCTCGACCACGCAGGCGCAAAGCTACAAGAGTGCGCTGTCCGCCGCGCTCAAGCTGCAGTGCGTGGGCGACCACGTGAAGAACTATCACCCGTCGGTGCTGGTGCTGACCGGGCAGCCGGCCACCCGGCCCGCCCTGATCGAGCTGGCGCACCAGATCACGAAGCGCCAGGCGCTGCTGATCGTGGGTGACGTGGTGCGGGACCGGCTGTCGCACCGGAAGCGTGAGCTGCGGTCGCGCGACTGCCGCAGCTTTATGGAGCTGCGCAAGATCGAGGGCTTCTATCAGCTGATCGATGGCATTGGGCTGGAGAAGGGGGTGCGCGCGTTAATACAGACGTCCGGGGTGGGCAAGCTGTCGGCCAACATTGTGCTGGTGGGGTACAAGGCGGACTGGATGCGGTGTCCGGTGCAGGAGCTACAGACGTACTACAATGTGCTGAA CGATGTGTTCGATAATCGGATGTCATTGGCCGTGTTGCGACTGCCGAATGGGTTGGATTTGTCCTACCTAACATCGGACGGACCTTCGAACACCGGCGGCAGTCTGGGCACGATCGCGAACGATTCCTTGTCGAGCCTGCAGCAGCATATCATTGACGCCTCCGCAACCCATCAAACCACCAACAAGCTCATGTACGTCGATTCCAACCTTGGATTCCAGGGCGCCGGGAAGGTGGGCCGAACGGAAAGCCCTTCCAACACGAGCCGGGAAAGCATCGCGTGCTCGACGCGGGCCGAGTCCTGTCTGCCGCTCGAACTGCACGACCGGCTGAACGTGTTCCGGCACAAACAACCGAAGGGTACGATCGATGTCTGGTGGCTGTATGATGACGGTGGGCTTACCATGCTCATACCCTACATCCTCTCGATGCGCTCCAAGTGGGCCGACTGCAAGGTGCGCGTGTTTGCCCTCACCAACCAGCAGCGGGAGCTGGAGCTGGAGCAGAAGAA CATGGCAAACCTGCTGGCGAAGCTACGGATCGACTACTCCTCGCTCATCATGCTGCAGGACGTCACGCAACCGCCCCGGCCGGAAACGGTCCAGCTGCACCAGCAGCTGCTGAAAAGCTTCGACCATCTGCCGGCCCATCTGACGCCACCCGAGCTAAGCTCGCCGGAGCGGGTTGCGCTGGCGGAAAAGACCCATCGCCAGCTGCGGCTAAGGGAGATGCTGCTGGAGCATTCGCTCGAGGCACGCTTGATCGTGATGTCCATGCCGATGCCGAGGATG GGTACCGTTTCGGCCTCGCTGTACATGTCCTGGTTGGAGATGCTGTCCAAGGACATGCCACCGATGTTGCTCGTGCGCGGCAACCAGACTTCAGTATTGACGTTCTACTCCTAG